The following are encoded in a window of Harmonia axyridis chromosome 7, icHarAxyr1.1, whole genome shotgun sequence genomic DNA:
- the LOC123684869 gene encoding probable malate dehydrogenase, mitochondrial, whose protein sequence is MNLSKILVRAKPLKSCCRNYFKNISPPPLCPQPPPYRFTVTLMDAATDMGQALGLMLKQNPIIEELRLYDDRDTIGIGMDLTDIDTATRILAFTGEENLTEALTNTNLVINCGGHSANPFESYEDLFERNAEYVRRTAIYLTEFNRRAVFCIARPPVESMVPLVYQEYLRAGVKVPEVKIVGAANYQSMRANCWIAKFMKKNSFNVTCPLIGGVSPETVVAVISGSNPGRKLTDPRILNAIQEGTAYGEENALGIRLHEDGGSAAFAPAVAAYRLVNKILKGFRGDEDTYDCAFVKQEGHLKKFLPYMTSIVKFGRHGVYDTHMMDMVGSELYRLKKIYPVLRAYIHLGEQYVHGLPLPLGKLPCSKPCNMTKTKTVEDAKNPLKVKIVDPTVYDRCGRIEERRDYGESCT, encoded by the exons ATGAACTTATCAAAAATTCTTGTAAGAGCCAAGCCACTGAAATCATGCTGCAGAAATTACTTCAAAAACATATCACCTCCTCCCTTATGTCCTCAACCACCACCTTATAGGTTCACTGTAACACTTATGGATGCAGCTACAGATATGGGTCAAGCTTTAGGACTTATGTTGAAGCAAAATCCAATCATTGAAGAGTTGAGGCTGTACGATGACAGAGATACCATAGGGATTGGAATGGATCTCACTGATATTGATACTGCAACAAGAATTCTCGCTTTTACAGGGGAAGAAAACCTCACAGAGGCTTTGACG AACACAAATCTTGTCATTAACTGTGGAGGTCATTCAGCGAACCCTTTTGAAAGTTACGAAGATCTTTTCGAAAGAAATGCTGAATATGTAAGAAGAACTGCAATTTACTTGACTGAATTCAACAGAAGAGCAGTTTTTTGCATTGCTCGACCACCAGTGGAATCGATGGTGCCATTGGTGTATCAG gaatatttaAGGGCAGGGGTGAAAGTACCAGAAGTGAAAATTGTCGGAGCTGCTAACTATCAGTCTATGAGGGCTAATTGTTGGATTGCAAAATTTATGAAGAAGAATTCTTTCAATGTTACGTGTCCTTTAATCGGAGGGGTATCTCCAGAGACTGTTGTTGCCGTGATATCCGGATCTAATCCAGGAAGAAAATTGACTGACCCG AGAATACTCAATGCTATTCAAGAAGGTACAGCTTACGGCGAAGAGAACGCGCTAGGGATCAGACTTCACGAAGATGGAGGATCTGCAGCATTTGCACCTGCTGTTGCTGCATATCGCCTagtcaataaaatattgaaaggaTTTCGAGGTGACGAAGACACCTACGACTGCGCCTTTGTGAAGCAGGAGGGTCACCTAAAAAAATTTCTGCCCTACATGACATCTATAGTGAAATTTG GTAGACATGGTGTTTATGATACGCATATGATGGACATGGTAGGGAGCGAATTGTATCGTCTGAAGAAAATCTACCCAGTCTTGAGGGCTTACATTCATTTAGGCGAGCAATATGTTCATGGGCTTCCCTTACCACTTGGAAAGTTACCATGCAGTAAACCTTGCAATATGACTAAAACTAAAACAGTTGAAGATGCAAAAAATCCCCTTAAGGTAAAGATAGTGGACCCTACTGTGTACGATAGATGTGGTAGAATTGAAGAAAGGAGAGACTATGGTGAATCATGCACATGA
- the LOC123684871 gene encoding RNA-binding protein Rsf1, which yields MGDRDHKGSTARVYVGGLNETIKKEDLEGEFEKYGKLNSVWVAFNPPGFAFIEFDEMTDAESACDSLNGTDMFGSKLIVEIARGRSRRGGFRGGRGGGGYRGGGGFRGRPSFDRYGGPPRRNSGGPGGDRFGGRDQGRRSDGFRGRSDSYGGGRGGGGPRRFDDNPRFRSRSPAGGGGPRR from the coding sequence ATGGGTGACCGTGACCATAAAGGCTCCACGGCACGAGTCTACGTAGGAGGACTCAACGAAACCATCAAGAAGGAAGATTTGGAAGGCGAGTTCGAAAAATATGGCAAACTCAACTCTGTGTGGGTTGCCTTCAACCCTCCAGGTTTTGCTTTCATCGAATTCGATGAGATGACCGACGCTGAATCGGCTTGTGATAGTTTGAACGGCACAGATATGTTTGGTTCAAAATTAATTGTCGAGATTGCAAGAGGAAGATCACGACGTGGAGGTTTCAGAGGAGGTCGAGGCGGTGGTGGCTACCGTGGAGGTGGTGGTTTCAGAGGAAGACCCTCTTTCGACAGATATGGAGGTCCACCAAGAAGAAATAGTGGAGGCCCAGGAGGCGATAGATTTGGAGGAAGAGATCAAGGCAGAAGAAGCGATGGTTTTAGAGGCAGATCCGACAGTTACGGTGGTGGTAGAGGAGGTGGTGGTCCAAGAAGGTTCGATGATAACCCTAGGTTCCGATCAAGGTCTCCAGCAGGAGGCGGTGGCCCAAGACGTTAA
- the LOC123684868 gene encoding mediator of RNA polymerase II transcription subunit 17, with protein sequence MPYSVNISVEAPIENQIQEITYDGTEIYQPPLTLTESLAKYAQKIDFSKLNEIEVKKESPDSNDEAKSDSDSKDAIQSSLWPWDAVRNKLRSALTEVCVLADVLAIAKDKKYMVLDPVQQEPLETKSMAQIYARKKALSGAANVLLTGAERLKTSQTEAARNRTTPDFHIELLKLRQNWRLKKVSNTIIGDLSYRTAGSKYIQTGTFEVTKAEEDDKPVTPPSSPGPIVPKANSALRVSIPSELQGIAYIEVICQKGQENLCSSNINLLGSGSPSSHPDMHWQQKLEAAQNVLFCKELFNQLAKEAVQLQAPIPHMVVGNQIMATVLPGIQLIIGLRHSTSGERKPTSSSKMEHDHVLEHSLHQLLREVHHKNTHHPFPHPATGPLGPSKKRMCAGPMAADRYELLEMTKTETLLEQIIKQAQHYFMRLRTEYVLDTIAKEVKDPLISSHWNTLNSPTQSCVKITISTHGYDALCRTPLFIHVGEKTLKCICRDGKVMHMSYEPQQLRNLIFCHMNLHQILGVQALARTMGWQSLANSNHLGTGAVEPLGNASSCLLASPTGDRIIAVRCEPQSGVQVSVAHSPRTDFFPSRLVTENKWEHLEGQFRDVRLEKMEGRNFLHKMELLMASSTSSS encoded by the exons ATGCCTTATTCCGTTAACATATCCGTGGAAGCTCCCATTGAAaatcaaattcaagaaattaCATACGATGGAACTGAAATTTACCAACC ACCTCTCACGTTAACAGAGAGTTTGGCAAAGTATGCTCAAAAAATTGACTTCAGTAAGCTCAATGAGATCGAGGTTAAAAAAGAGAGTCCCGATTCAAATGATGAAGCGAAATCAGATTCAGACAGTAAAGATGCAATTCAATCGAGTTTGTGGCCTTGGGATGCTGTTCGTAATAAACTAAGAAGTGCTTTAACAGAGGTATGTGTTCTTGCTGACGTTTTAGCTATTGCTAAAGACAAGAAATACATGGTACTTGATCCTGTTCAACAAGAACCTTTGGAAACAAAATCAATGGCACAGATATATGCTAGGAAAAAAGCTTTATCTGGTGCAGCAAATGTTCTACTTACTGGGGCTGAGCGACTCAAGACTAGTCAAACGGAAGCTGCTAGGAATAGAACTACACCAgattttcatattgaattattgaagtTAAGACAGAATTGGAGACTGAAGAAAGTTTCTAACACAATTATTGGAGATCTCAGTTATAGAACAGCAGGTTCTAAATATATTCAGACTGGCACTTTTGAAGTTACTAAAGCAGAAGAAGATGATAAACCAGTAACTCCTCCTAGTAGCCCTGGTCCAATTGTACCAAAGGCAAACTCAGCTCTTAGGGTATCTATCCCATCAGAGCTGCAGGGTATTGCCTACATTGAAGTGATTTGTCAAAAAG gtcaagAAAACTTATGCAGTTCAAACATAAATTTACTTGGATCCGGATCACCATCATCTCACCCAGATATGCATTGGCAACAAAAGTTAGAAGCTGCTCAAAATGTTCTTTTCTGTAAAgaattattcaatcaattagCAAAAGAGGCTGTTCAGCTGCAGGCTCCCATTCCTCACATGGTTGTAGGAAATCAAATAATGGCTACTGTTTTACCTGGTATTCAACTCATTATAGGACTTCGTCATTCAACTTCAGGTGAAAGGAAACCAACTAGCTCTAGCAAGATGGAACATGATCATGTATTAGAACACTCTTTGCATCAACTATTGAGAGAAGTTCATCATAAAAACACTCATCACCCATTTCCTCATCCGGCTACCGGACCTTTGGGACCATCTAAGAAAAGAATGTGTGCTG GTCCAATGGCTGCTGATCGCTATGAACTCCTAGAGATGACAAAAACAGAAACTCTGCTAGAACAAATTATAAAGCAGGCTCAACATTATTTCATGAGATTGCGAACCGAATATGTTTTAGATACAATTGCAAAGGAAGTTAAAGATCCACTTATAAGTTCACACTGGAATACTTTGAATAGTCCTACTCAATCATGCGTTAAAATAACCATTTCTACGCATGGTTATGACGCATTATGTAGGACACCGCTATTTATACATGTCGGAGAAAAGACTTTGAAATGTATATGTAGAGATGGAAAGGTTATGCATATGAGTTATGAACCTCAACAGCTCAGGAATCTCATTTTTTGTCATATGAATCTACATCAAATTTTGGGAGTGCAAGCTCTAGCTAGAACAATGGGTTGGCAATCTCTAGCCAACTCTAATCATCTAG GAACTGGCGCTGTTGAGCCATTAGGAAATGCAAGTTCCTGTCTTTTAGCTTCTCCTACAGGAGACAGAATCATAGCTGTAAGATGTGAGCCCCAGTCAGGAGTACAAGTATCGGTGGCTCATTCTCCCCGTACAGACTTTTTCCCAAGCCGTTTAGTCACGGAAAACAAATGGGAGCACCTTGAAGGGCAATTCAGAGATGTGAGATTGGAGAAAATGGAAGGAAGGAATTTCCTTCACAAGATGGAATTGCTTATGGCTAGCTCAACAAGTAGTTCCTAA
- the LOC123684872 gene encoding peroxiredoxin-5, mitochondrial, producing the protein MIVNNFLSRKVLLSVCKKSILRLSAANMSVKVGDSIPSVDLFEGTPMNKVNISDLAKGKKVVLFAVPGAFTPGCSKTHLPGYVKKADDLKAQGISEIVCVSVNDPFVMGAWAKDQNAEGKVRMLADPSAELAKKLDLAVEIPPLGGLRSKRYSMVIDDGKITSLQVEPDGTGLSCSLVDAIKL; encoded by the exons ATGAttgtcaataattttttatctagAAAGGTGCTACTGTCAGTGTGCAAGAAATCGATATTGCGTTTATCAGCAGCAAATATGTCTGTAAAA GTTGGAGATTCCATTCCCAGCGTCGATTTATTCGAAGGTACTCCTATGAATAAAGTGAATATATCCGACCTGGCAAAAGGGAAAAAAGTAGTTTTATTCGCTGTTCCAGGAGCTTTCACTCCCGGTTGTTCAAAG ACCCATCTACCTGGGTACGTGAAAAAGGCTGATGATCTCAAAGCTCAAGGTATCAGCGAAATAGTTTGTGTCTCGGTGAATGATCCTTTTGTTATGGGAGCATGGGCAAAAGATCAAAATGCTGAAGGAAAAGTTAGAATGCTTGCTGATCCTTCTGCAGAATTGGCTAAGAAACTAGATTTGGCTGTGGAAATTCCTCCTCTTGGAGGACTGAGAAGTAAAAG GTATTCAATGGTCATCGATGATGGTAAAATAACATCTCTTCAGGTTGAACCAGATGGTACTGGTCTTTCTTGTTCATTAGTAGATGCAATTAAACTGTAA
- the LOC123684870 gene encoding uncharacterized protein LOC123684870, whose protein sequence is MATTFVRPKLNISRTEGVFWSRRFDQPKLSTDKNRRHSIHNPFKLDHSILEPDSQYTYLEFLERNPLRLSIQKLNGKMDNRTQKKMDLDRIEETYWSQWKPNKNGILMETTKTVDKRTIPKTQKSSRGDGDRNFNMKNEQIEVKNKIIPLDFKRSKPLSRIDELTEDDRDLDTSSSISNVEEPKDSKFLRHTDSFILNSKKQSEEKPHYQQPRCIRLYKKNSPSNYIKGGSYPLKPCLKKESTFKGYTRRPLSGSPYSASLFKSVKHKVKPGSSK, encoded by the exons atGGCTACAACTTTTGTTCGACCAAAATTAAACATCAGCAGAACA GAAGGTGTGTTTTGGTCTAGACGTTTTGACCAACCAAAACTATCAACTGACAAAAATAGAAGACATAGCATACATAATCCGTTCAAATTAGATCATAGCATATTGGAACCCGATTCACAATACACCTATTTGGAATTTCTGGAGAGAAATCCTCTCAGGTTATCCATACAGAAGCTGAATGGAAAAATGGACAACAGAACGCAAAAAAAGATGGATCTCGATAGAATCGAGGAAACTTACTGGTCTCAATGGAAACCTAACAAAAACGGTATTCTTATGGAAACGACTAAGACCGTAGATAAAAGAACAATACCCAAAACACAAAAAAGCTCAAGGGGTGATGGCGAcagaaatttcaatatgaaaaacgaACAGATTgaagtgaaaaataaaattattcctctCGACTTCAAACGCTCAAAACCGCTGTCAAGAATAGATGAACTGACAGAAGACGATAGAGACCTTGATACATCGTCCAGCATATCGAATGTAGAAGAACCTAAAGACTCAAAATTCTTGAGGCACACCGATTCTTTCATACTTAACAGTAAAAAACAGTCAGAGGAAAAACCTCATTATCAGCAGCCAAGATGTattcgtttatacaagaaaaacTCTCCTAGTAATTATATTAAGGGTGGCTCTTATCCACTGAAAccttgtttgaaaaaagaatctACTTTTAAGGGTTATACTAGGCGACCACTAAGCGGAAGTCCTTATAGTGCAAGCTTATTTAAATCCGTCAAACATAAAGTAAAGCCCGGATCATCCAAATGA
- the LOC123684866 gene encoding uncharacterized protein LOC123684866 has product MKKENGENYKELVVKTMWNTVAKKMQEMYFVKWKIIFDPFKDIIFKSSREARNAKRRNLQTCANKRKCSSASLKLDEYYAMVSLWDENTPAGLQRKFYHIASVELAWRGGEAVNCEVHYFKEEVDNSGIKTGRVEYNPLFNKTAPGGEKKIAESKWLVPNTKNRTFYPVRLFKILMVKRSSRITTDRLFLTINPSWNKELSSGWYKNTPVGKNELSKWTKEAAEKAGLNTKGIKITNHSMRSTAVSNLAKAGVGEQQLIKITGHSSVNSIKPYLQMDNEHYSNIINTLRSDALEPPAKKQKTEDPAVTPPASHSTDYNNDVPTPHIFNESTKVSNNTPSVYQNCNLYFNCTINN; this is encoded by the exons atgaagaaggaaaacggtgaaaattacaaagaactagttgtgaagacaatgtggaacaccgttgcaaaaaaaatgcaagaaatgtattttgtgaagtggaaaataatttttgacccaTTTAAAGACATTATCTTTAAGTCTAGTAGGGAAGCTCGTAATGCGAAAAGAAGGAATTTGCAGACGTGTGCAAATAAAAGGAAGTGCAGCTCTGcttcattgaaattggatgAGTATTATGCAATGGTTTCATTATGGGATGAAAACACTCCAGCAGGACTCCAACGGAAATTTTACCATATCGCTTCAGTGGAACTTGCCTGGAGAGGTGGAGAAGCAGTAAACTGCgaagttcattattttaaagAGGAAGTGGATAATTCTGGGATAAAAACAG GAAGAGTAGAATATAATCCTCTCTTCAATAAAACGGCACCgggtggagaaaaaaaaattgccgaAAGTAAATGGCTGGTCCCTAACACGAAGAACCGAACCTTTTATCCAGTCCGCCTATTTAAAATTCTGATGGTTAAACGTTCATCTAGAATAACAACTGATAGATTATTCTTAACGATTAACCCATCATGGAACAAAGAACTTTCAAGTGGATGGTACAAAAACACTCCAGTGGGAAAAAATGAACTTTCGAAATGGACTAAAGAAGCGGCAGAGAAGGCAGGATTGAAtacaaaaggaataaaaataacaaaccacTCTATGCGGTCGACAGCAGTCAGTAACTTAGCTAAAGCAGGGGTAGGTGAAcaacaattaattaaaattactggCCACAGTTCAGTCAACTCAATTAAACCTTATCTGCAAATGGATAATGAGCACTACTCCAACATCATAAACACCCTTAGAAGTGACGCCTTAGAACCTCCAGctaaaaagcagaaaacagaAGATCCTGCAGTTACTCCTCCCGCTTCTCACTCAACAGATTACAATAATGATGTACCTACACCCCACATCttcaatgaatcaacaaaagtttcaaacaatacTCCTTCCGTgtaccaaaattgcaatttatatttcaattgtaccataaataattaa